From a single Lolium rigidum isolate FL_2022 chromosome 7, APGP_CSIRO_Lrig_0.1, whole genome shotgun sequence genomic region:
- the LOC124673691 gene encoding G-type lectin S-receptor-like serine/threonine-protein kinase B120, with amino-acid sequence MPTRPQHSASIRGEIRLGRRERRLQPHIHLLSCSAGQNHAPRLISFYSYVQIEEEAPWLTDAKPLSSGDMLVSKGGDFALGFISPDGSNTSLYLSIWYHNIPGRTVVWTANRDNPIAATSSPMLAITNSSDLVLSDSQGRIPWATKNNIAGMRVVAVLLDMGNLVLQLLNGTTIWQSFDHPTDTILPGTRLFLSDKARIIGRLVAWRGPLDPSTGDFSLSLDLSSGHQLVIWHGTMPYTRLSMFSGSTVDGRIYENTIIYEAIVGTCDGFYYEFSVSAGSPYARLTLDYTGMLRSLSWNNNSSWTTTAEDPSSSCDLYASCGPFGYCDNMGVVATCRCLDGFEPIGLNFSSGCRRIKALECSRQSHFVTLSRMKVPAKSFHVLNRSFDECTAECTINCSCTAYTYTNLNSNDSMADQSRCLIWTTELVDTGKYSNRGENLFVRLADSPVQKNRRLLKIVLPAIACLLILTCIALVGICKYRASKERKNEIQKRVMPEYLSSSNGTGGESIELPFVSFEDIAAATDNFSDLKQIGKGGFGKVYKGMLDGLNNVAIKRLSIDSEQGIKEFKNEVDLIAQLQHRNLVRLLGCCIHGDERLLIYEYLPNKSLDAFLFDATKQYVLDWPTRYNIINGVARGLLYLHQDSRLTIIHRDLKASNILLDSEMTPKISDFGMARIFRGNQRHANTSRVVGTYGYMSPEYVMGGAFSVKSDTYSFGVLILEIVSGLKISSPQLIMNFSSLTTYAWRLWQDGKATELVHSSVIQSCPLHVLRCIHVGLLCVQDHPDDRPLMSSVIFMLENESALLPAPKQPAYFAMQNWETQGPRESMENSANGVSITTLKGR; translated from the exons ATGCCCACGCGACCGCAACACTCTGCCTCA ATAAGAGGCGAGATTAGACTGGGACGTCGAGAAAGAAGACTTCAACCACATATCCACTTGCTAAGTTGTTCAGCAGGGCAGAACCACGCACCTCGGTTGATTAGCTTCTATAGCTACGTCCAGATAGAAGAAGAGGCACCATGG CTCACAGACGCAAAGCCACTCTCCTCCGGCGACATGCTCGTCTCCAAGGGCGGCGACTTTGCGCTTGGCTTCATCTCGCCGGACGGCTCCAACACGAGCTTATACCTCAGCATATGGTACCACAACATCCCTGGCCGCACCGTCGTATGGACTGCCAATCGTGATAACCCGATCGCCGCCACTTCATCCCCCATGCTCGCCATCACCAACAGCTCTGACTTGGTGTTGTCTGACTCCCAGGGTCGCATCCCTTGGGCAACGAAGAACAACATCGCTGGCATGCGAGTTGTTGCAGTGCTACTCGACATGGGGAACCTGGTCCTCCAGTTACTAAATGGCACAACCATATGGCAGAGTTTTGATCATCCGACAGACACCATCCTCCCAGGCACAAGGCTCTTCCTCAGCGACAAGGCCCGTATCATTGGGCGGCTTGTTGCTTGGAGAGGGCCCCTTGACCCATCCACCGGAGATTTTTCTTTGAGCCTTGACCTCAGCTCGGGCCATCAGTTAGTCATTTGGCATGGGACTATGCCCTACACCCGCCTCAGTATGTTCAGTGGTTCGACAGTGGATGGCAGAATATACGAGAACACAATCATCTATGAAGCGATTGTCGGCACATGTGATGGGTTCTATTATGAATTCTCCGTGTCTGCTGGCTCACCGTATGCACGTCTTACGCTCGACTATACAGGCATGCTGAGGAGTCTTAGCTGGAACAACAATTCGTCATGGACAACCACTGCCGAGGACCCCAGTAGCAGCTGCGACCTCTATGCTTCATGTGGCCCGTTcggctattgtgacaacatgggggtTGTCGCGACATGCCGTTGTCTCGATGGGTTTGAGCCTATTGGTCTTAACTTCTCGAGCGGATGTAGAAGAATAAAGGCGTTGGAATGCAGTAGGCAAAGTCATTTCGTGACCTTGTCTAGGATGAAGGTTCCAGCCAAATCCTTCCATGTCCTGAACAGAAGCTTCGACGAGTGCACGGCCGAGTGCACCATCAATTGCTCATGTACGGCCTACACTTACACTAACTTGAACAGTAACGATTCTATGGCTGACCAGTCAAGGTGCTTGATTTGGACAACGGAGCTCGTCGACACGGGGAAGTATAGCAATCGTGGCGAGAACCTGTTCGTCCGGCTTGCTGACTCTCCTG TTCAAAAGAATAGAAGATTGCTAAAGATTGTACTCCCGGCCATTGCATGCCTATTGATACTCACATGTATAGCCCTTGTCGGGATATGCAAATACAGGG CAAGCAAAGAACGAAAGAATGAAATCCAGAAGAGAGTGATGCCAGAGTACCTTAGTTCTTCCAATGGAACTGGAGGCGAAAGTATAGAGCTACCATTTGTTAGCTTCGAAGATATTGCTGCTGCAACAGATAATTTCTCTGACTTGAAACAAATCGGAAAGGGAGGTTTTGGCAAAGTTTACAAG GGAATGTTGGATGGTCTCAACAATGTTGCTATCAAAAGGCTTAGTATTGACTCTGAACAAGGGATAAAGGAGTTCAAAAATGAAGTAGATCTGATTGCTCAATTGCAGCATAGAAATCTAGTTAGACTTCTTGGTTGCTGCATTCATGGAGATGAGAGGTTGCTTATCTACGAATACCTGCCTAACAAAAGCTTGGATGCATTCCTTTTTG ATGCTACAAAACAATATGTGCTAGATTGGCCCACACGCTATAATATAATTAATGGGGTGGCGAGAGGGCTGCTTTACCTCCACCAAGATTCAAGATTAACTATAATTCACAGAGATCTCAAAGCAAGCAACATCTTGCTAGATTCAGAAATGACTCCGAAAATATCCGACTTTGGTATGGCTAGGATCTTTCGTGGAAACCAACGGCATGCAAACACTTCCCGGGTTGTTGGGACATA TGGTTACATGTCCCCTGAATATGTGATGGGAGGTGCCTTTTCTGTAAAATCGGACACCTATAGCTTTGGCGTTCTTATTTTGGAGATTGTAAGTGGCTTGAAGATCAGCTCACCGCAGCTTATAATGAACTTTTCCAGCCTTACAACTTAC GCATGGAGATTGTGGCAAGATGGAAAAGCAACAGAGCTAGTGCACTCTTCAGTCATTCAGAGCTGTCCACTTCATGTTCTACGGTGTATTCATGTTGGTCTCTTGTGTGTTCAAGATCATCCTGATGATAGACCGCTTATGTCATCAGTTATTTTTATGTTAGAGAATGAAAGTGCACTACTCCCTGCACCAAAGCAGCCTGCATATTTTGCTATGCAGAATTGGGAAACTCAAGGACCAAGGGAGAGCATGGAAAATTCTGCAAATGGAGTGAGCATCACAACATTAAAGGGTCGTTAG
- the LOC124670861 gene encoding G-type lectin S-receptor-like serine/threonine-protein kinase B120 encodes MVATLAGVTGVAGVVGVAAEAPATAGEGGGACDLATAAVWARPCHSFICETATLIINNSSDLVLSDSHGHSIWRTETNITAGAARAHAVLLDQGNFVLRLPNGKDIWQSFDYPTDTILPAMKFLLSYKAKIVGRLVAWKGLDDPSSGDFSYSGDPSSPYLQVLIWNKTIPYCRLGVWNGVPLAGKILTNTSSIFYQTLINTGDEFYAVYTISNNLPFTRVMLDYAGNVKILSWNSHSSSWALAGKRPSAACDLYASCGPFSYCDLTQNVPSCRCLDGFEPNGINFPRGCSRITALKCERQSHFVQFPEMKVPGNFLHIRNKSFDQCEAVCNHNCSCTAFAYANMSDGSAMADTSRCLVWSGELIDIGKIPNGENLYIRLADTAVDKKVSSVKIILPIIACLLLLSCTALIWICKYRGKRRNEETQKKMMLGYFSTSNELGGENTEFPSVNFKDILSATNFFANSNLLGRGGFGNVYKGTLEGGNEVAIKRLSKGSGQGTVEFKNEVVLISKLQHKNLVRLLGCCIHEDEKLLIYEYLPNKSLDAFLFDAAQKHVLDWFTRFKIIKGISRGLLYLHQDSRLTIIHRDLKASNILLDTEMTPKISDFGMARIFGANQNQANTTRVVGTYGYMSPEYAMGGAFSVKSDTYSFGVLLLEIVSGLKISSSHLIANFCGLIAYTWRLWEGGKAIQLVDSSVLASCPHLSNCGDGEGSGSMENSLNGVSITTLKGR; translated from the exons ATGGTAGCAACGCTGGCGGGGGTTACGGGGGTCGCCGGGGTGGTTGGTGTAGCGGCGGAAGCTCCGGCGACCGCGGGAGAGGGTGGCGGGGCCTGCGATCTAGCAACGGCGGCCGTCTGG GCCCGCCCCTGCCACTCATTCATCTGCGAGACTGCGACGTTAATCATCAACAACAGTTCTGATCTGGTGCTGTCTGACTCCCATGGCCACAGTATATGGAGGACGGAGACCAATATCACCGCTGGAGCCGCCAGAGCCCATGCAGTGCTACTTGATCAGGGAAACTTTGTCCTTCGCTTGCCCAATGGCAAGGACATATGGCAGAGCTTCGATTATCCCACCGACACAATACTTCCAGCCATGAAATTTCTGTTAAGCTACAAGGCAAAAATCGTCGGGCGACTCGTTGCTTGGAAGGGCTTGGATGACCCATCCTCTGGGGACTTTTCATACAGTGGCGACCCTAGCTCTCCGTATCTTCAAGTGTTGATTTGGAACAAGACCATCCCATACTGCCGCCTGGGTGTGTGGAATGGTGTGCCACTAGccggcaaaatattgaccaacaccagCTCCATCTTCTACCAAACGCTCATCAACACCGGAGATGAGTTCTACGCCGTGTACACAATCTCCAACAACTTACCATTCACACGCGTCATGCTTGACTATGCTGGTAACGTGAAGATTTTAAGCTGGAATAGTCACTCATCATCATGGGCACTCGCCGGTAAACGCCCCTCTGCTGCATGCGACCTCTATGCCTCGTGTGGTCCGTTCAGTTATTGCGACTTAACTCAGAATGTCCCATCCTGCCGATGCCTTGATGGGTTTGAACCCAACGGTATTAATTTTCCAAGAGGATGTAGCAGAATAACAGCGCTAAAATGCGAAAGACAGAGTCATTTCGTACAATTTCCTGAAATGAAGGTTCCTGGAAATTTCTTGCACATACGGAACAAAAGCTTTGATCAATGCGAGGCCGTGTGCAACCACAACTGCTCCTGCACGGCTTTTGCTTATGCCAATATGAGCGATGGCAGTGCTATGGCCGACACGTCAAGATGTTTGGTTTGGTCAGGGGAGCTTATCGACATTGGGAAGATACCCAACGGCGAGAACCTATACATCCGACTTGCCGATACTGCTG TTGACAAGAAGGTAAGTTCAGTGAAGATTATACTCCCGATTATAGCATGCCTACTGCTACTGTCATGCACAGCCCTCATCTGGATATGCAAATACAGAG GTAAACGGCGTAATGAGGAAACCCAGAAGAAAATGATGCTAGGATACTTTAGCACGTCCAATGAGCTCGGAGGAGAAAATACAGAATTTCCATCTGTTAACTTCAAAGACATCCTTTCAGCAACAAACTTCTTTGCTAACTCCAACTTGCTTGGACGGGGAGGTTTTGGCAATGTTTACAAG GGAACACTAGAGGGTGGAAACGAGGTTGCTATCAAAAGGCTTAGTAAGGGTTCTGGACAAGGTACAGTGGAGTTCAAAAATGAAGTAGTTCTAATCTCCAAACTACAGCACAAGAACCTGGTCAGGCTTCTTGGATGCTGCATTCATGAAGATGAGAAGTTACTGATCTACGAATACTTACCTAACAAAAGTCTGGATGCATTTCTTTTTG ATGCTGCACAAAAGCACGTACTTGATTGGTTCACACGGTTCAAAATAATTAAAGGGATATCAAGAGGCCTTCTTTATCTCCATCAAGATTCAAGATTAACAATAATCCACAGAGATCTTAAAGCAAGCAACATCTTGTTGGACACGGAGATGACTCCCAAAATTTCAGATTTCGGTATGGCAAGAATCTTTGGTGCAAACCAGAACCAAGCAAACACGACCCGGGTTGTTGGGACATA CGGCTATATGTCACCCGAATATGCGATGGGAGGTGCTTTTTCTGTAAAATCAGACACATATAGCTTTGGTGTTCTTCTCCTGGAGATTGTTAGTGGATTGAAGATCAGCTCATCCCATCTCATAGCAAACTTTTGTGGTCTTATTGCTTAT ACATGGAGATTATGGGAAGGTGGAAAAGCAATTCAATTGGTAGACTCTTCAGTTTTGGCAAGCTGCCCGCATT TGAGTAACTGTGGAGATGGAGAAGGAAGTGGGAGCATGGAGAATTCCTTGAATGGAGTAAGTATCACAACACTCAAGGGCCGTTAG